In Iodobacter fluviatilis, one DNA window encodes the following:
- a CDS encoding patatin-like phospholipase family protein, translating to MLRARSFLSKSAFIILLGCVSLQAFSAERPRIGLVLGGGGARGLAHIGVLKVLEEARVPVDCVVGTSIGSLVGGAYAAGRTPQELASRAVDVNWDDLLSSSLPRQLSAVRKKQDDKLNLVGIELGMRDSGEVALPSAAISTQKIALFLREMTFGGTIASFDSLSIPYRAVATDIETGEMVVLKDGDIVTAMRASMAVPGLFPAVARDSRLLVDGGLARNVPVDVARSMCADVVIAVDVGAQPLNRDQINSILSTADQYTRLMVAQNVKPQLESLKPTDVLITPNLGSLSSADFKKGQEFIAKGEEAATLSLYQLSKYSLSEADYAAWKKNKLAHKLEPQPVQMVDVVPMRNVNPDVLKEALDVQIGQKLNSDDFHKRLAEVYARGDFSQLDYELTDHDGAQQLTLVPREKDWGPNYLSFGMGMGTDFEGNNPYALTAMYKRTWINSLGAEWKSSLRVGDTMAFQTEFYQPLQLDGYAFIAPSFSYKSSPVSIWLGGENLAQYRYAQSRFGLDLGSSLTRFGEVRLGVSYQHFDAAKQIGAVIASDRTDGDYGVNLKINYDQLDHLYFPSKGDLVNINAYYALKGQGDFSKYGRIGVEAEHAFNFYGVKGNLAVQGNYSYKDAPFLPDFQSLGGFLNLSSYRKNELLGENSIYAKAQLYSPVSLLGLSVGGSYLGAAIETGRMFNVLDEAQEGWHTSVTGFWAADTYLGPFYLGAAYGDNKKLRYYLMLGNQF from the coding sequence ATGCTTCGTGCCAGAAGTTTTCTGAGTAAATCTGCATTTATCATATTACTGGGTTGTGTTTCCTTGCAGGCATTTTCAGCCGAACGCCCCCGGATCGGGTTGGTGCTGGGCGGGGGCGGTGCACGGGGTTTAGCCCATATTGGTGTGCTGAAAGTCTTGGAAGAAGCCCGTGTGCCTGTTGATTGCGTGGTGGGGACCAGTATCGGCTCCTTGGTGGGCGGGGCCTATGCAGCAGGGCGCACACCGCAAGAATTAGCCAGTAGGGCCGTTGACGTGAATTGGGATGATTTACTCAGCTCAAGCTTGCCACGCCAATTGAGTGCAGTCAGAAAAAAACAGGATGATAAGCTTAATCTGGTGGGGATTGAGCTGGGCATGCGTGATAGCGGCGAAGTGGCTTTGCCTTCAGCAGCAATCAGTACTCAAAAAATTGCTTTGTTTTTACGTGAAATGACTTTTGGCGGGACTATTGCCTCGTTTGATTCGCTGAGTATTCCCTATCGGGCGGTTGCTACCGATATTGAGACAGGCGAAATGGTTGTGCTGAAAGATGGCGATATTGTGACCGCAATGCGTGCCAGTATGGCTGTACCTGGCTTGTTTCCGGCCGTAGCGCGGGATTCGCGTTTATTAGTTGATGGCGGCCTTGCCAGGAATGTGCCGGTAGATGTGGCCCGCTCTATGTGCGCCGATGTGGTGATTGCTGTGGATGTGGGGGCGCAGCCTTTAAACCGGGATCAGATTAATAGTATTTTAAGTACGGCAGATCAATATACCCGTTTAATGGTGGCGCAAAATGTGAAGCCACAATTAGAAAGCTTAAAACCGACAGATGTTTTAATTACGCCTAATTTAGGTTCTTTAAGCTCGGCAGATTTTAAAAAGGGCCAAGAATTTATTGCGAAGGGAGAGGAAGCTGCAACGCTGAGCTTATATCAGCTCAGCAAGTATTCCTTATCAGAAGCAGATTATGCAGCATGGAAAAAAAATAAATTAGCGCACAAGCTCGAGCCTCAGCCCGTGCAAATGGTGGATGTGGTGCCGATGCGCAATGTGAATCCGGATGTGCTAAAAGAAGCGCTTGATGTGCAAATTGGCCAGAAATTAAACAGCGATGATTTTCATAAACGACTGGCTGAAGTATATGCACGGGGTGATTTTTCTCAGCTGGATTATGAGCTGACAGATCATGATGGAGCACAGCAATTAACGCTGGTGCCAAGGGAAAAAGATTGGGGACCTAATTACCTTTCATTTGGTATGGGTATGGGTACCGATTTTGAAGGCAATAATCCTTATGCATTAACCGCAATGTATAAGCGAACCTGGATTAATTCTCTGGGGGCAGAGTGGAAGTCTTCTCTTCGGGTTGGCGACACAATGGCTTTCCAGACAGAGTTTTATCAGCCATTACAGCTGGATGGTTATGCCTTTATTGCGCCTTCATTCAGTTATAAATCTAGCCCTGTTTCAATTTGGCTGGGTGGAGAAAACCTTGCTCAATATCGCTATGCACAATCCCGTTTCGGGCTTGATCTTGGCTCCAGCCTGACTCGCTTTGGTGAGGTGAGATTAGGTGTTTCTTATCAGCATTTTGATGCGGCTAAGCAAATTGGTGCTGTTATTGCTTCAGACAGAACGGATGGGGATTATGGCGTTAATCTGAAAATCAATTACGATCAGTTGGATCACCTTTATTTCCCTAGCAAGGGGGATCTGGTCAATATCAATGCTTATTACGCATTAAAAGGGCAGGGGGATTTTAGTAAATATGGGCGGATTGGCGTAGAAGCCGAGCACGCGTTTAATTTTTATGGGGTAAAAGGGAATCTGGCAGTGCAGGGGAATTATAGCTACAAAGATGCGCCATTCTTGCCTGATTTTCAGTCTTTAGGTGGGTTTTTAAATCTGTCTAGTTATCGTAAAAATGAGTTATTGGGTGAAAACTCAATTTATGCAAAAGCGCAGCTTTATTCTCCTGTCTCATTATTGGGCTTAAGCGTAGGTGGCAGTTATTTAGGCGCTGCCATCGAGACGGGCCGGATGTTTAATGTGCTGGATGAGGCACAGGAAGGCTGGCATACCTCTGTGACGGGGTTTTGGGCTGCCGATACTTATTTGGGACCGTTTTATTTAGGCGCGGCTTACGGCGATAATAAAAAATTGCGTTACTATTTGATGCTGGGTAATCAATTTTAA
- a CDS encoding PsiF family protein, with product MLKQSLLGGVLLLAFAATSYAGPQQEKMASCNKDAGAQSLKGDARKAFMSTCLKAAPASAPAMTQQDKMKQCNKDATGKKGDERKAFMSNCLKK from the coding sequence ATGTTAAAACAGAGTCTGCTTGGTGGTGTATTGCTACTGGCTTTTGCTGCAACGTCCTACGCCGGGCCTCAGCAGGAGAAAATGGCCTCATGTAATAAAGATGCCGGTGCTCAGTCTTTAAAAGGCGATGCGCGTAAAGCGTTTATGAGTACTTGCCTGAAAGCAGCTCCTGCTTCAGCCCCTGCAATGACACAGCAGGATAAAATGAAGCAGTGTAATAAAGATGCGACAGGCAAGAAGGGCGATGAGCGCAAAGCGTTTATGAGCAACTGCCTGAAGAAGTAA
- the apbC gene encoding iron-sulfur cluster carrier protein ApbC: protein MPDLLLAALSSVIDLNTGRDYVSAKCIKNLKFAQGVASLEVELGYPAKSQFAAISAQIEQALKAVEGVNSVQLKVSSHIVAHSAQRGLPLQKGIKNIIAVASGKGGVGKSTTAVNLALALAAEGASVGLLDADIYGPSQPTMMGVADQKPEAVENKYILPIENHGIKTMSIGFLIDTEQPMVWRGPMVTQALTQLLNETLWGDLDYLVIDLPPGTGDIQLTLSQKVPVTGAVIVTTPQDIALLDARKGIKMFEKVGVPILGLVENMSVHICSHCGHAEPIFGEGGGARMGADYGIELLGQLPLDLSIRLNADAGKPSVVADPDGKVAELYKAIARKTAVKIAAKSQDFSSKFPKIVIQKNT, encoded by the coding sequence ATGCCCGACCTCTTACTTGCAGCCCTTAGCTCTGTTATTGATCTCAATACCGGCCGTGATTATGTTTCTGCTAAATGTATTAAAAATTTAAAATTTGCTCAGGGTGTGGCGAGCCTTGAAGTTGAGCTTGGCTATCCGGCTAAAAGCCAGTTTGCTGCAATTTCAGCGCAAATTGAACAGGCATTAAAGGCTGTGGAAGGCGTGAATTCGGTTCAGCTGAAAGTTTCCAGCCATATTGTTGCTCATTCTGCACAGCGCGGCCTGCCGCTGCAAAAAGGCATTAAAAATATTATTGCTGTGGCAAGTGGCAAAGGCGGTGTGGGTAAATCGACAACGGCAGTGAATCTGGCGTTGGCTTTGGCGGCAGAAGGCGCAAGTGTGGGCTTGCTGGATGCCGACATCTATGGCCCGTCTCAGCCCACCATGATGGGCGTGGCCGATCAAAAACCCGAAGCCGTAGAAAACAAATATATTTTGCCGATTGAAAACCACGGCATTAAAACCATGTCGATCGGATTTTTAATTGATACCGAGCAGCCCATGGTTTGGCGCGGCCCGATGGTGACACAGGCATTAACACAATTATTGAATGAAACACTTTGGGGTGATTTAGATTATCTAGTTATTGATTTGCCACCTGGCACGGGTGATATTCAGCTGACTTTAAGCCAAAAAGTGCCGGTAACCGGCGCGGTGATCGTGACTACGCCACAAGATATTGCCCTGCTGGACGCGCGCAAGGGTATTAAAATGTTTGAAAAAGTGGGCGTACCTATTCTGGGCCTAGTAGAAAATATGAGCGTGCATATTTGCAGTCATTGCGGCCATGCAGAGCCTATTTTCGGCGAGGGCGGCGGGGCCAGAATGGGCGCTGATTATGGGATTGAATTACTGGGCCAATTGCCGCTCGATTTATCGATCCGCCTGAATGCGGATGCCGGAAAGCCTTCGGTGGTGGCCGATCCTGATGGCAAAGTTGCTGAGCTTTATAAGGCCATTGCCCGTAAAACAGCCGTTAAAATTGCGGCTAAATCACAGGATTTCTCCAGCAAGTTTCCTAAGATTGTGATTCAGAAAAATACCTAA
- a CDS encoding serine hydrolase, translating into MANARKDVSISRALALSTTLDNPGVQSAGVLVLNEQNGEIMYEKNADSLTPIASITKLMTAMVTLDAQLPLNELLTISQADVDTLKNTSSRLTVGTTLTRGELLLLALMASENRAASALARTFPAGQAVFIRKMNEKALSLGMKNSRFYDSTGLTPNNVSTPRELALMVKAAHRYPEIHDFTTSSEYSFISNQSGRNMAFHNTNPLVKEVDWNIGVSKTGFINEAGRCLVMQATINGTPVVIVLLDSNGKYTRIGDAQRVRKWIETTSLSKSRAG; encoded by the coding sequence ATTGCCAATGCCCGCAAAGATGTTTCGATTTCTCGCGCTTTAGCTTTATCAACCACACTGGATAATCCGGGAGTGCAATCGGCAGGTGTCTTGGTGCTCAATGAGCAAAATGGCGAAATCATGTATGAGAAAAACGCCGATTCGCTCACCCCCATTGCATCCATTACCAAATTAATGACGGCTATGGTGACGCTTGATGCGCAATTGCCGTTGAATGAATTACTCACTATCAGCCAGGCTGATGTGGATACATTAAAAAACACCAGCTCGCGTCTTACCGTGGGTACAACACTCACGCGCGGTGAATTGCTGCTTTTAGCGCTGATGGCCTCTGAAAACCGGGCTGCCTCTGCATTAGCCCGCACCTTTCCCGCTGGCCAAGCCGTATTTATTCGCAAAATGAATGAAAAAGCGCTGTCCTTAGGGATGAAAAACAGCCGATTTTATGATTCAACAGGCTTAACACCTAATAATGTTTCCACCCCACGTGAATTGGCTTTAATGGTCAAAGCCGCACACCGCTATCCAGAAATACATGATTTCACGACCAGCAGCGAATATAGCTTTATCTCTAATCAATCAGGCAGGAATATGGCGTTTCACAACACCAACCCGCTGGTTAAAGAAGTCGATTGGAATATTGGTGTATCAAAAACCGGCTTTATTAATGAAGCAGGACGCTGCTTGGTGATGCAAGCCACCATTAATGGCACACCGGTAGTGATTGTATTGCTCGATTCAAATGGCAAATACACCCGTATCGGCGATGCACAACGAGTTCGCAAATGGATTGAAACCACATCGCTGAGTAAATCACGCGCAGGCTGA